In the Arachis ipaensis cultivar K30076 chromosome B10, Araip1.1, whole genome shotgun sequence genome, one interval contains:
- the LOC107623668 gene encoding mediator of RNA polymerase II transcription subunit 21-like isoform X2 — translation MDIISQLQEQVNLIAHLAFNTIGTLQRDAPPNRLSPHYPEPPPHPTEDGSNFSEQPKLMSAGLVKAAKQFDALVAALPISEGGEEAQIKRIADLQAENDAIGQELQKQLEAGGYLQSQSFHPSFLLIFYSDRTKM, via the exons ATGGATATAATTTCTCAATTACAAGAACAAGTTAATTTGATTGCACATCTTGCTTTCAATACCATTGGGACCTTGCAAAGGGATGCTCCTCCTAATCGGCTCTCACCACATTATCCTGAACCACCTCCTCATCCTACGGAGGATGGCTCAAACTTTTCTGAACAGCCCAAGCTGATGAGTGCTGGTTTGGTGAAGGCTGCTAAACAG TTTGATGCATTAGTTGCGGCACTTCCAATATCCGAGGGAGGTGAAGAAGCGCAGATTAAAAGGATTGCTGACCTACAG GCTGAGAATGATGCTATAGGCCAAGAACTACAGAAGCAACTCGAAGCTGGAGGTTATCTCCAATCTCAATCTTTTCATCCGAGTTTTCTGCTTATTTTCTATTCAGATCGTACTAAAATGTAA
- the LOC107621823 gene encoding uncharacterized protein LOC107621823, translating to MDTDEFNFPRISDTHAHAIDSPLLWNLSPIASPNPYQKNKGEEDGDFFGAKLISQVQRKSFSSVETRIQQRTLLDDDDEEEKIDLLWEDFNEELMCSSTTGSSATSSSREEVEFRCATPASSRFANNNNDALVPATKNINRPSMVVIVKVLKKLFSVNNYQKKPRRRVR from the coding sequence ATGGATACAGATGAATTCAATTTCCCTAGAATCAGTGATACTCATGCACATGCCATTGATTCACCTCTTTTGTGGAATCTGTCACCAATAGCATCTCCTAATCCATACcaaaaaaacaaaggagaagaagatggtgattTCTTTGGAGCAAAACTGATATCTCAGGTTCAAAGGAAGAGCTTCTCATCAGTTGAGACCAGAATTCAACAACGAACTTtgttggatgatgatgatgaagaggagaaaatagaCTTGTTGTGGGAGGATTTCAATGAGGAGTTGATGTGTTCTTCAACAACTGGTTCTTCTGCTACATCTTCTTCAAGAGAAGAAGTTGAATTCAGATGTGCTACTCCAGCTTCCTCAAGATTTgccaataataataatgatgcacTAGTTCCAGCAACTAAGAATATCAATAGGCCTAGCATGGTGGTGATTGTGAAGGTCTTGAAGAAGCTCTTCTCTGTTAACAACTATCAAAAGAAACCAAGAAGGAGAGTAAGATAA
- the LOC107624390 gene encoding 50S ribosomal protein L27, chloroplastic-like produces MAVSFNLATAFKGLSLSSSSSSYASASQLPSFVSLPRTHIQIRPPLPLTIQNAHKKGAGSTKNGRDSPGQRLGVKIYGDQVAKPGSIIVRQRGTKFHAGKNVGLGKDYTIFSLIDGVVKFEKFGPDRKKVSVYPREVQPENPNSYRARKREYFRMRRERRKAREAAVLQHQMVLASVLDIAITNPVC; encoded by the exons ATGGCGGTGAGTTTCAACCTGGCAACAGCATTCAAAGGCCTTTCTCTgtcgtcgtcttcttcttccTATGCTTCTGCTTCGCAGCTTCcctcctttgtatctctccctcgcacacacattcagattcggCCTCCTCTCCCTCTCACCATCCAGAACGCCCACAAGAAGGGAGCTGGCAGCACCAAGAACGGCCGTGATTCCCCCGGCCAACGCCTCGGCGTCAAGATCTACGGTGATCAAGTCGCCAAACCCGGTTCCATCATCGTTCGCCAACGTGGTACTAAG TTTCATGCAGGAAAGAATGTGGGGCTTGGCAAAGACTATACCATCTTTTCCTTGATTGATGGAGTTGTGAAATTTGAGAAATTTGGGCCTGACAGGAAAAAG GTGAGTGTTTACCCACGAGAAGTGCAACCTGAGAACCCCAACAGctatagagcaaggaagagggagTATTTCAGGATGAGGCGCGAACGCAGAAAGGCTAGAGAAGCAGCAGTACTTCAACACCAAATGGTGCTAGCTTCTGTTCTTGATATTGCCATCACTAATCCAGTGTGCTGA
- the LOC107623668 gene encoding mediator of RNA polymerase II transcription subunit 21-like isoform X1, which yields MDIISQLQEQVNLIAHLAFNTIGTLQRDAPPNRLSPHYPEPPPHPTEDGSNFSEQPKLMSAGLVKAAKQFDALVAALPISEGGEEAQIKRIADLQAENDAIGQELQKQLEAAEKELNQVQDLFKRASDNCLNLKKPE from the exons ATGGATATAATTTCTCAATTACAAGAACAAGTTAATTTGATTGCACATCTTGCTTTCAATACCATTGGGACCTTGCAAAGGGATGCTCCTCCTAATCGGCTCTCACCACATTATCCTGAACCACCTCCTCATCCTACGGAGGATGGCTCAAACTTTTCTGAACAGCCCAAGCTGATGAGTGCTGGTTTGGTGAAGGCTGCTAAACAG TTTGATGCATTAGTTGCGGCACTTCCAATATCCGAGGGAGGTGAAGAAGCGCAGATTAAAAGGATTGCTGACCTACAG GCTGAGAATGATGCTATAGGCCAAGAACTACAAAAGCAACTCGAAGCTGCAG AGAAGGAATTAAATCAAGTTCAGGATTTGTTTAAACGAGCGTCAGATAACTGTTTGAATTTAAAGAAACCTGAATGA
- the LOC107620976 gene encoding uncharacterized protein LOC107620976, whose amino-acid sequence MVKQSTQLKELKTQTQQPQFKELEIEVERQISAIRVVRDVEIERLLMELRLVWSCFSEEQLRKPMLQVFEETLPNLSIVKDEGNGKFDVKWKERGSRMSTTCGGVGRDLHASLFQRLSIAFPSECPSVPQFGGFEYSSNTGRTGFLGDENLHFKDFVFEEPCEAQTLTSQEGLQTPNVSSQRLSVGMTPKTLRLPKPGEMLLSVHGSPLGVYKENNMEAIYESEEG is encoded by the exons ATGGTCAAACAATCAACTCAATTGAAGGAACTTAAAACCCAAACGCAGCAACCTCAATTCAAGGAGCTTGAAATCGAAG TGGAGCGTCAAATCAGTGCAATTAGGGTGGTTCGTGATGTTGAGATCGAGCGATTGTTGATGGAACTTCGTTTGGTTTGGTCATGTTTCAGTGAGGAACAGCTCCGGAAGCCAATGCTGCAGGTCTTCGAAGAAACCTTACCGAATCTCTCAATTGTGAAAGATGAAGGGAATGGGAAATTCGATGTGAAGTGGAAAGAGAGAGGGAGCAGAATGTCCACGACCTGTGGTGGTGTAGGAAGAGATTTGCACGCTTCTCTGTTCCAGAGGCTTTCAATTGCTTTTCCTTCGGAATGTCCTTCGGTTCCTCAGTTTGGTGGTTTTGAATACTCTAGCAATACTG GGAGAacaggatttcttggtgatgaaaaTCTCCATTTTAAGGACTTT GTTTTTGAGGAGCCATGTGAAGCTCAGACTCTCACAAGTCAAGAAGGTCTTCAGACTCCCAAT GTGAGTAGTCAGCGCTTGTCTGTTGGGATGACACCCAAAACCCTTAGGCTGCCGAAACCTGGCGAGATGCTTCTCTCTGTCCATGGATCACCTCTTGGTGTTTACAAGGAAAATAACATGGAAGCTATATATG AGTCAGAAGAAGGTTAA